The Streptomyces sp. HUAS CB01 genome has a segment encoding these proteins:
- a CDS encoding NADH-quinone oxidoreductase subunit D: MTETTIGIGGAAESTDMVLNIGPQHPSTHGVLRLRIVLDGERIEQAEPVIGYMHRGAEKLFEARDYRQIVMLANRHDWLSAFSNELGVVMAVERMLGMEVPERAVWLRTLLAELNRVLNHLMFLGSYPLELGGITPIFHAFREREDLQHVMEEISGGRMHYMFNRVGGLKEDLPAGWTGRARNAIAEVRSRMDVYDRLVLGNEIFRGRTRGVGVLTERTAHGYGVSGPIARASGVDFDLRRDEPYLAYGELKDTLKVVTRTEGDCLARFECLLWQTHNSLELADACLDRLAELPPGPVNQRLPKVLKAPEGHTYAWTENPLGINGYYLVSKGEKTPYRLKLRSASYNNIQALTELLPGTLVADMVAILGSMFFVVGDIDK, translated from the coding sequence ATGACGGAGACGACGATCGGCATCGGCGGCGCGGCGGAGAGCACCGACATGGTGCTGAACATCGGGCCGCAGCACCCCTCCACGCACGGCGTGCTGCGCCTCCGTATCGTCCTGGACGGCGAGCGCATCGAGCAGGCCGAGCCGGTGATCGGTTACATGCACCGCGGCGCGGAGAAGCTCTTCGAGGCGCGTGACTACCGTCAGATCGTGATGCTGGCCAACCGCCACGACTGGCTGTCCGCGTTCTCGAACGAGCTGGGCGTCGTGATGGCCGTCGAGCGCATGCTCGGCATGGAGGTCCCGGAGCGCGCCGTGTGGCTGCGCACGCTCCTCGCGGAGCTGAACCGGGTGCTCAACCACCTCATGTTCCTGGGGTCGTATCCCCTCGAACTCGGCGGAATCACCCCGATCTTCCACGCCTTCCGCGAGCGGGAGGACCTCCAGCACGTGATGGAGGAGATCTCCGGCGGCCGGATGCACTACATGTTCAACCGCGTGGGCGGCCTCAAGGAGGACCTGCCCGCGGGGTGGACCGGCCGGGCGAGGAACGCGATCGCCGAGGTCCGTTCGCGGATGGACGTCTACGACCGGCTCGTCCTCGGCAACGAGATCTTCCGAGGCCGCACCCGGGGCGTCGGCGTGCTGACCGAGCGGACGGCACACGGGTACGGCGTCTCGGGTCCCATCGCCCGTGCCTCCGGCGTCGACTTCGACCTCCGCCGCGACGAGCCCTACCTGGCCTACGGCGAACTCAAGGACACTCTGAAGGTCGTCACCCGTACCGAGGGCGACTGCCTGGCCCGTTTCGAGTGCCTGCTGTGGCAGACGCACAACTCGCTTGAGCTGGCGGACGCCTGCCTGGACCGGCTCGCCGAGCTGCCGCCCGGGCCGGTCAACCAGCGGCTGCCGAAGGTGCTCAAGGCCCCCGAGGGCCACACGTACGCCTGGACCGAGAACCCGCTGGGCATCAACGGCTACTACCTGGTGTCCAAGGGCGAGAAGACCCCGTACCGCCTCAAGCTCCGCTCGGCGTCGTACAACAACATCCAGGCCCTCACCGAGCTGCTGCCCGGCACCCTCGTCGCGGACATGGTGGCGATCCTGGGATCGATGTTCTTCGTGGTCGGGGACATCGACAAGTAG
- a CDS encoding SAM-dependent methyltransferase, with product MTYEATNEAVPTGGAEWLRWREATERALYGPRGFYRRPEGPAGHFRTSVHASPLYAAAVARLLRETAEGLPAPVSEVALVDVGAGRGELLTGVLAALPEGFPVRAYAVERAARPTGTDPRIEWGEQPPAGVSGLLFANEWLDNVPVDVAEVDDAGVPRYVLVRADGEERLGDPVDGADAAWLDRWWPPAGPGARAEIGRPRDEAWAAAVAGLDAGLAVAVDYAHRAGDRPPFGTLTGFSGGREVRPVPDGGCDITAHVALDACAGPGAELVSQREALRRLGVSGARPPLALASSDPAAYVRALAAAGEAAELTAPGGLGDFTWLLQPVPSR from the coding sequence GTGACGTACGAGGCGACGAACGAGGCGGTGCCCACCGGCGGCGCGGAATGGCTCCGCTGGCGGGAGGCCACGGAGCGCGCGCTGTACGGGCCGCGGGGCTTCTACCGCAGGCCGGAGGGTCCGGCGGGGCACTTCCGTACGTCCGTCCACGCGTCGCCGCTGTACGCCGCCGCGGTGGCCCGGCTGCTGCGGGAGACGGCGGAGGGCCTGCCGGCCCCGGTCTCGGAGGTCGCCCTCGTCGATGTCGGCGCGGGCCGCGGGGAACTGCTGACCGGAGTCCTGGCGGCACTGCCGGAGGGCTTTCCGGTGCGCGCGTACGCCGTAGAGCGGGCCGCCCGGCCCACGGGGACCGACCCGCGGATCGAATGGGGCGAGCAGCCGCCGGCCGGGGTATCCGGACTGCTGTTCGCGAACGAGTGGCTGGACAACGTGCCGGTGGACGTCGCCGAGGTCGACGACGCGGGTGTGCCCCGTTACGTGCTGGTCAGGGCGGATGGTGAGGAACGCCTCGGGGATCCGGTGGACGGGGCGGACGCCGCCTGGCTGGACCGCTGGTGGCCGCCCGCCGGCCCGGGCGCGCGGGCCGAGATCGGACGGCCCCGCGACGAGGCCTGGGCGGCGGCCGTGGCGGGCCTGGACGCCGGGCTCGCGGTCGCCGTGGACTATGCCCACCGCGCCGGCGATCGTCCGCCCTTCGGGACGCTGACCGGGTTCAGCGGAGGGCGCGAGGTCCGTCCCGTCCCGGACGGCGGCTGTGACATCACGGCGCACGTGGCCCTCGACGCCTGCGCCGGCCCGGGCGCCGAGCTGGTGAGCCAGCGCGAGGCACTGCGCCGTCTCGGCGTCTCCGGCGCCCGGCCGCCGCTCGCCCTGGCCTCGTCCGACCCCGCGGCCTACGTCCGGGCGCTGGCCGCCGCGGGCGAGGCCGCCGAACTGACCGCACCCGGCGGCCTCGGCGACTTCACCTGGCTCCTCCAGCCGGTCCCGTCCCGCTGA
- a CDS encoding sensor histidine kinase: MQRLYDFLRRHPTGVDSFWAVMLFGFSMLWVVQEHVGVEPRIAPAVVVLLLCLAVALRRRMPEKMLLLVAGIGVAQLALDVGPNPADFAMLVVIYTVAAHDGPRWASHLALAGGLCAATLAQIRWPEPSMSAGTKIFFTVVMTVPFALAWVLGDSLRTRRAYFAQLEERAARLEKEREAQSKVAVAAERARIARELHDVVAHNVSVMVVQADGAAYVLDAAPDQARQALETISSTGRQALAEMRRLLGVLRTGDAPESGEYVPQPDVEQIKELVEQVRGSGLTVDFRIEGTPRPLPSGVELTAYRIVQEALTNTRKHGGPDAGASVRLVYFDDGLGLLVEDDGRGAAHELYEDGGADGRGHGLIGMRERVGMVGGTLDAGPRPGGGFRISALLPLKSAH; the protein is encoded by the coding sequence GTGCAGCGCCTCTATGACTTTCTCCGCAGGCACCCGACGGGCGTCGACAGCTTCTGGGCTGTGATGCTCTTCGGGTTCTCCATGCTGTGGGTCGTCCAGGAGCACGTCGGGGTCGAGCCGCGCATCGCGCCCGCCGTCGTCGTACTCCTCCTCTGCCTGGCCGTCGCGCTGCGCCGCCGCATGCCGGAGAAGATGCTGCTGCTGGTCGCCGGGATCGGCGTCGCCCAGCTGGCGCTGGATGTCGGGCCCAACCCGGCGGACTTCGCGATGCTCGTCGTCATCTACACCGTCGCCGCGCACGACGGCCCGCGCTGGGCCTCCCACCTCGCCCTCGCCGGCGGTCTGTGCGCCGCGACGCTCGCCCAGATCCGCTGGCCCGAGCCGAGCATGAGCGCGGGCACGAAGATCTTCTTCACGGTGGTCATGACCGTCCCCTTCGCCCTCGCCTGGGTGCTCGGGGACTCCCTGCGCACCCGCCGCGCCTACTTCGCCCAGCTCGAGGAGCGTGCCGCCCGGCTGGAGAAGGAACGCGAGGCGCAGTCCAAGGTGGCGGTCGCCGCGGAGCGCGCCCGGATCGCGCGCGAACTCCACGACGTCGTCGCGCACAACGTCTCGGTGATGGTCGTGCAGGCCGACGGCGCCGCCTATGTGCTGGACGCCGCACCCGACCAGGCCCGGCAGGCCCTGGAGACGATCTCCTCCACCGGCCGGCAGGCGCTCGCCGAGATGCGCCGGCTGCTGGGCGTCCTGCGCACCGGTGACGCCCCGGAGAGCGGCGAGTACGTGCCGCAGCCGGACGTCGAGCAGATCAAGGAACTCGTGGAACAGGTCCGCGGCTCCGGTCTGACCGTCGACTTCCGGATCGAGGGCACCCCCCGCCCGCTGCCGAGCGGAGTCGAGCTCACCGCCTACCGGATCGTCCAGGAAGCCCTGACCAACACCCGCAAGCACGGCGGCCCGGACGCCGGTGCGAGCGTCCGGCTGGTCTACTTCGACGACGGCCTCGGCCTCCTCGTCGAGGACGACGGCCGCGGCGCGGCCCACGAGCTGTACGAGGACGGCGGCGCGGACGGCAGGGGCCACGGCCTCATCGGCATGCGGGAGCGTGTCGGCATGGTCGGCGGCACGCTCGACGCCGGTCCGCGGCCGGGCGGCGGATTCCGGATCAGCGCGCTGCTGCCCCTCAAGTCCGCCCACTAG
- a CDS encoding response regulator transcription factor, which yields MTIRVMLVDDQVLLRTGFRMVLAAQPDMEVVAEAGDGAEAIEILRSTAVDVVLMDVRMPRLDGVEATGRICARPDAPKVLILTTFDLDEYAFSGLKAGASGFMLKDVPPAELLGAIRSVHSGDAVVAPSTTRRLLDRFSPMLPSHGKEPQQKELERLTDREREVMMLVAQGLSNGEIAARLVLSEATVKTHVGRILTKLGLRDRVQVVVLAYESGLVRAGGGTAS from the coding sequence ATGACCATCCGCGTGATGCTCGTCGACGACCAGGTGCTGCTGCGCACCGGCTTCCGGATGGTGCTCGCCGCCCAGCCCGACATGGAGGTCGTCGCCGAGGCCGGCGACGGGGCCGAGGCCATCGAGATCCTCCGCTCCACGGCGGTCGACGTGGTGCTGATGGACGTCCGTATGCCCCGGCTGGACGGGGTGGAGGCGACCGGCCGGATCTGCGCCCGGCCCGACGCGCCGAAGGTGCTGATCCTCACCACCTTCGACCTCGACGAGTACGCCTTCTCGGGACTCAAGGCCGGTGCCAGCGGCTTCATGCTGAAGGACGTGCCGCCGGCCGAACTGCTCGGCGCCATCCGTTCCGTGCACAGCGGTGACGCGGTGGTCGCCCCGTCCACCACGCGCCGGCTGCTCGACCGCTTCTCGCCGATGCTGCCCTCCCACGGGAAGGAGCCGCAGCAGAAGGAGCTGGAGCGGCTCACCGACCGCGAGCGCGAGGTCATGATGCTCGTCGCACAGGGCCTGTCGAACGGCGAGATCGCCGCCCGGCTGGTGCTGTCCGAGGCCACGGTGAAGACCCACGTCGGCCGCATCCTCACCAAGCTCGGGCTGCGCGACCGGGTGCAGGTCGTGGTGCTCGCCTACGAGAGCGGCCTGGTCCGCGCGGGTGGCGGGACCGCCTCCTGA
- a CDS encoding DUF5937 family protein — protein MGAVTVTIDIAGLPPERIVFEPSPLTELGVALHALAEPGHHPGLHGWATATAASLKPDLADRLHEADFLWTSTFSDVFMPFSGIRGGDGRTGATLAEELDLLDRLDEERFLTAAMEFTCSRSYATGVMIEPDRALDLAASRGPKQLGFARRILDDPGAVRAWLRRLFEDCDHAFFADTWRRVGPGLAADARHKTELLRRKTLGDALRDVSPALSFDEERGLIAVDKLSEGGTTAVDPAVGPGLTFVPSHFGWPHLMVLHATGWRPVIAYPVGAPDLPGPASVEILKRRMDALAHPLRMRLCRNLGRAPYTTGELAETHGITAPEVSRHLAVLKRAGLVTTRRRGRYVLHQLDVAVVARLGSDFLETVLR, from the coding sequence ATGGGGGCCGTGACCGTCACCATCGACATCGCGGGCCTGCCGCCCGAGCGCATCGTCTTCGAGCCGTCGCCGCTCACCGAACTCGGCGTGGCTCTGCACGCACTGGCCGAGCCCGGGCACCACCCGGGGCTGCACGGCTGGGCGACGGCGACCGCCGCGAGCCTGAAGCCGGACCTTGCCGACCGCCTGCACGAGGCCGACTTCCTCTGGACGTCGACCTTCTCCGACGTGTTCATGCCGTTCTCAGGGATCCGCGGCGGCGACGGCCGGACCGGCGCCACGCTCGCCGAGGAGCTGGACCTGCTGGACCGGCTCGACGAGGAGCGGTTCCTGACGGCCGCGATGGAGTTCACCTGCTCCCGCTCGTACGCCACCGGCGTCATGATCGAACCCGACCGTGCCCTCGACCTCGCCGCGTCCCGCGGGCCCAAGCAGCTGGGCTTCGCCCGCCGCATCCTCGACGACCCCGGGGCCGTACGGGCATGGCTGCGGCGCCTGTTCGAGGACTGCGACCACGCGTTCTTCGCGGACACCTGGCGCCGGGTCGGCCCCGGGCTCGCCGCCGACGCCCGGCACAAGACGGAGCTGCTGCGCCGCAAGACCCTCGGCGACGCGCTGCGCGACGTCTCGCCCGCGCTGTCCTTCGACGAGGAGCGGGGACTGATCGCGGTGGACAAGCTCAGCGAGGGAGGGACCACCGCGGTCGACCCCGCCGTCGGGCCGGGGCTGACGTTCGTACCGTCCCACTTCGGCTGGCCGCATCTGATGGTGCTGCACGCCACGGGCTGGCGGCCCGTCATCGCCTACCCGGTGGGAGCGCCCGACCTGCCCGGCCCCGCCTCCGTCGAGATCCTCAAGCGCAGGATGGACGCGCTGGCCCACCCCCTGCGGATGCGGCTGTGCCGGAACCTGGGCCGGGCCCCGTACACGACCGGCGAGCTGGCCGAGACCCACGGCATCACCGCGCCGGAGGTGTCCCGGCACCTGGCGGTGCTGAAGCGCGCCGGACTGGTCACGACGCGCCGGCGCGGCCGGTACGTCCTGCACCAGCTGGACGTCGCTGTGGTGGCGCGGCTCGGGAGCGACTTCCTGGAGACCGTGCTGCGCTGA
- a CDS encoding threonine aldolase family protein has product MTQNAERTLPVDVGGTAAGPDRAAGGDRAEDPAGASEQGTGTSEDAERRRRLTAWRASERVLWRGSADGRLGERLAALAADAGTVHDLDEPVDLYGDGVVAELEKRVAALLGFPAAAFFPTGTMAQQVALRCWAGRTGNRTVALHPLAHPEVHERGALGAVGGLRTVHPTREPRLPTADEIRGLDEPFGTLMLELPLRDAGFVLPEWDELVEVVETAREMDAVVHFDGARIWECAPHFGRGLDEIAALADSVYVSFYKSLAGLSGAALAGPESLVEEARAWRHRYGGLVFQQYPAALSALLGLERELPRLPSYVAHARTVAATLSAGLAEDPGVPWYRVHPEPPHTHQFQVWLPFDADLLDEAGVRQAEETGVTLFRRWFPAPSGPPGVCATEVTVASPGLSWTTGDVRAALADFMARVRYGDGRGRD; this is encoded by the coding sequence ATGACTCAGAACGCGGAGCGGACGCTGCCCGTCGACGTCGGCGGGACGGCCGCGGGCCCGGACAGGGCGGCCGGCGGGGACAGGGCCGAGGACCCGGCCGGGGCCTCGGAGCAGGGCACGGGCACGAGCGAGGACGCCGAGCGCCGCCGCAGGCTGACGGCCTGGCGGGCCTCCGAGCGGGTGCTGTGGCGCGGCTCCGCCGACGGCCGGCTCGGCGAGCGGCTCGCAGCCCTGGCGGCCGACGCGGGCACGGTCCACGACCTGGACGAGCCCGTGGACCTCTACGGCGACGGGGTCGTCGCCGAGCTGGAGAAACGCGTGGCGGCGCTGCTCGGCTTCCCGGCCGCGGCGTTCTTCCCCACCGGGACGATGGCGCAGCAGGTGGCGCTGCGCTGCTGGGCCGGGCGCACGGGCAACCGGACCGTCGCGCTGCATCCGCTCGCCCATCCCGAGGTGCACGAGCGGGGTGCGCTGGGTGCGGTCGGCGGGCTGCGCACGGTGCACCCGACCCGGGAGCCGCGGCTGCCGACGGCCGACGAGATACGCGGCCTGGACGAACCGTTCGGCACCCTGATGCTGGAACTGCCGCTGCGGGACGCCGGATTCGTGCTGCCGGAGTGGGACGAACTGGTCGAGGTCGTCGAGACGGCGCGTGAAATGGACGCGGTGGTGCACTTCGACGGCGCGCGAATTTGGGAATGCGCCCCCCATTTCGGCCGTGGGCTGGACGAGATCGCCGCGCTCGCGGACAGCGTGTACGTGTCGTTCTACAAGTCCCTCGCCGGCCTGTCCGGCGCGGCGCTGGCCGGGCCCGAGTCGTTGGTGGAGGAGGCACGTGCCTGGCGCCACCGCTACGGCGGCCTGGTCTTCCAGCAGTACCCGGCGGCGCTGTCCGCGCTGCTCGGCCTGGAGCGGGAACTACCGAGGCTGCCGTCGTACGTGGCACATGCGAGGACCGTCGCGGCGACGCTGTCGGCCGGGCTGGCGGAGGACCCGGGCGTGCCCTGGTACCGGGTGCATCCGGAACCGCCGCACACGCACCAGTTCCAGGTGTGGCTCCCGTTCGACGCCGACCTGCTGGACGAAGCGGGCGTACGGCAGGCGGAGGAGACGGGGGTGACGCTGTTCCGCCGCTGGTTCCCGGCCCCGTCCGGGCCTCCCGGTGTCTGCGCCACGGAGGTCACCGTCGCCTCGCCGGGACTGTCGTGGACCACCGGCGACGTCAGGGCGGCCCTCGCCGACTTCATGGCGCGGGTGCGGTACGGGGACGGTCGGGGGAGGGACTGA
- a CDS encoding Rossmann-like and DUF2520 domain-containing protein codes for MAKNRPVPPADWNGRPRVNAPSPATPPAQEPVDPKDRPARLAVGVVGAGRVGPALAASLQLAGHRPVAVSGVSDASVRRAAAMLPDVPLVPPAEVLARAELVLLTVPDDVLPGLVEGLAETGAVRPGQLLVHTSGRYGAAVLDPARRAGALPLALHPAMTFTGTSVDVQRLAGCSFGVTAPEELRLAAEALVIEMGGEPEWIEEANRPLYHAGLALGANHLVTLVAQAMELLRTAGVSAPDRMLGPLLGAALDNALRSGDAALTGPVSRGDAGTVAVHVSELRKHAPGMVAGYLAMARTTADRALAHGLLKPELAEDLLVVLANGHDATDGRGPAEGPGGADGENDR; via the coding sequence ATGGCGAAGAATCGTCCGGTACCCCCTGCGGACTGGAACGGAAGGCCGCGCGTGAACGCACCATCGCCAGCAACACCACCGGCACAGGAGCCGGTCGACCCCAAGGACCGTCCGGCCCGCCTCGCCGTGGGTGTCGTCGGTGCGGGCCGCGTCGGCCCGGCCCTCGCCGCGTCCCTCCAGCTCGCCGGCCACCGTCCCGTGGCCGTCTCCGGAGTCTCCGACGCCTCCGTGCGCCGGGCCGCCGCGATGCTGCCCGACGTGCCGCTCGTCCCCCCGGCGGAGGTGCTCGCCCGTGCCGAGCTGGTGCTGCTGACCGTCCCCGACGACGTGCTGCCCGGACTGGTCGAGGGCCTCGCCGAGACCGGCGCCGTGCGCCCCGGCCAGCTGCTCGTCCACACCTCGGGGCGGTACGGCGCGGCGGTCCTCGACCCCGCCCGCCGGGCGGGGGCACTCCCGCTCGCCCTGCACCCCGCCATGACCTTCACGGGCACCTCGGTGGACGTCCAGCGGCTGGCCGGCTGCTCCTTCGGCGTCACCGCGCCCGAGGAGCTGAGGCTCGCCGCCGAGGCGCTCGTCATCGAGATGGGCGGCGAGCCCGAGTGGATCGAGGAAGCCAATCGCCCGCTCTACCACGCGGGCCTCGCCCTCGGCGCGAACCACCTGGTCACGCTGGTGGCCCAGGCCATGGAGCTGCTGCGTACCGCCGGGGTCTCCGCCCCGGACCGCATGCTCGGCCCGCTGCTCGGCGCCGCGCTCGACAACGCCCTGCGCTCCGGCGACGCCGCGCTGACCGGGCCGGTCTCCCGCGGTGACGCCGGGACGGTGGCGGTCCACGTCTCCGAGCTGCGCAAGCACGCTCCGGGCATGGTCGCCGGCTATCTGGCGATGGCCCGGACCACGGCGGACCGCGCCCTCGCACACGGCCTGCTCAAGCCCGAACTCGCCGAGGACCTGCTGGTGGTCCTCGCGAACGGCCACGACGCCACGGACGGCCGGGGCCCCGCGGAAGGTCCGGGCGGCGCGGACGGGGAGAACGACCGATGA
- the panC gene encoding pantoate--beta-alanine ligase — protein MIGPLRTAAELDALAPAAPARRAVVMTMGALHEGHATLIRTARSLVGPEGQVVVTVFVNPLQFGAGEDLDRYPRTLEADLKTAAESGADAVFAPSVDEVYPGGEPQVRITAGPMGELLEGASRPGHFDGMLTVVAKLLHLTRPDTALYGQKDAQQLALIRRMVRDLNFPVEIVGVPTVREPDGLALSSRNRYLSPEERHTALALSRALFAARDRLAAQVALRARAESAPASNARAAALSALGEARAAADAHAVAAAQPGGGADAVRAAARAVLDDAAKSSSPLVLDYLALIDPADFSEVADDHTGEAIMAVAARVGTTRLIDNIPLTFGAAS, from the coding sequence ATGATCGGCCCCCTGCGCACCGCCGCCGAGCTCGACGCCCTCGCCCCGGCGGCCCCCGCCCGCCGCGCCGTCGTGATGACGATGGGCGCCCTCCACGAGGGCCACGCCACCCTGATCCGTACGGCCCGCTCCCTGGTGGGGCCGGAAGGGCAGGTCGTGGTCACGGTCTTCGTGAACCCCCTGCAGTTCGGCGCCGGCGAGGACCTCGACCGCTATCCGCGCACCCTCGAAGCGGACCTGAAGACCGCGGCGGAGTCCGGCGCGGACGCCGTGTTCGCCCCCTCCGTGGACGAGGTGTACCCGGGCGGCGAGCCCCAGGTCCGGATCACCGCCGGCCCCATGGGCGAACTCCTCGAGGGCGCCTCCCGGCCCGGCCACTTCGACGGGATGCTGACCGTCGTCGCCAAGCTGCTGCACCTCACCCGCCCCGACACCGCGCTGTACGGGCAGAAGGACGCCCAGCAACTGGCCCTGATCCGCCGTATGGTCCGGGACCTGAACTTCCCGGTGGAGATCGTCGGAGTCCCGACCGTGCGGGAGCCGGACGGCCTCGCCCTCTCCAGCCGCAACCGCTACCTCTCGCCGGAGGAGCGCCACACCGCCCTGGCGCTGTCCCGGGCCCTCTTCGCCGCCCGTGACCGGCTCGCCGCCCAGGTCGCCCTGCGCGCCCGGGCCGAGTCCGCGCCGGCGTCCAACGCCCGGGCCGCCGCGCTGTCCGCGCTCGGCGAGGCCCGTGCCGCCGCCGACGCCCACGCCGTGGCCGCCGCCCAGCCCGGCGGCGGCGCCGACGCCGTGCGGGCCGCGGCGCGCGCCGTGCTCGACGACGCCGCCAAGTCCTCGTCGCCGCTCGTCCTCGACTACCTCGCCCTGATCGACCCGGCCGACTTCTCCGAGGTCGCCGACGACCACACCGGCGAGGCGATCATGGCCGTCGCCGCCCGGGTCGGCACGACCCGGCTGATCGACAACATCCCCCTGACCTTCGGAGCCGCCTCGTGA
- a CDS encoding L-aspartate oxidase has protein sequence MTSTGIRLNAPAPGWAIDADVVVVGSGVAGLTAALRCTAEGLRTVVVTKALLDDGSTRWAQGGIAAALGEGDTPEQHLDDTLVAGAGLCDEEAVRTLVTEGPDAVRRLIATGARFDTTAAGSIALTREGGHHRRRIAHAGGDATGAEISRALVTAIRDGAVRVIEHALVLDLLTDAAGRTAGITLHVMGEGQHDGVGAVHAPAVVLATGGMGQVFSATTNPSVSTGDGVALALRAGAEVSDLEFVQFHPTVLWLGPDSEGQQPLVSEAVRGEGAHLVDAAGTRFMVGQHELAELAPRDIVAKGIMRRMQEQGADHMFLDARHFGAEMWENRFPTILAACRAHGIDPVTEPVPVAPAAHYASGGVRTDLHGRTTVPGLYACGEVACTGVHGANRLASNSLLEGLVFAERIARTIAESRAAEPVPAAGQDGPVPAADARPATATGAASDAGSRGPVPLLVPEARHEIQRIMTNGAGVLRSAASLEAAADALEALHLSALHDAEEFDKAAEPGVESWEATNLLLVSRVLVAAAQERTETRGCHWREDHPGRDDAEWRRHVVVRLTPDRRLVVRRTETEAFPPARPLILTTPTADREPQQ, from the coding sequence GTGACGAGCACCGGTATACGGCTGAACGCCCCGGCCCCCGGCTGGGCCATCGACGCGGACGTCGTCGTGGTCGGCTCCGGTGTCGCGGGCCTCACGGCGGCACTCCGCTGCACGGCCGAGGGCCTGCGCACCGTCGTGGTCACCAAGGCGCTCCTGGACGACGGATCCACCCGCTGGGCCCAGGGCGGCATCGCGGCGGCGCTCGGCGAGGGCGACACCCCCGAGCAGCACCTCGACGACACGCTCGTCGCGGGTGCCGGTCTGTGCGACGAGGAAGCCGTGCGCACGCTCGTCACCGAGGGCCCGGACGCGGTGCGGCGCCTGATCGCGACGGGAGCGCGGTTCGACACCACCGCCGCCGGCTCCATCGCGCTGACCCGCGAGGGCGGCCACCACCGGCGCCGTATCGCCCACGCGGGAGGCGACGCCACCGGAGCCGAGATCTCCCGCGCGCTCGTCACGGCGATCCGCGACGGCGCCGTACGCGTCATCGAGCACGCGCTGGTGCTCGACCTGCTCACGGACGCGGCCGGCCGTACGGCCGGCATCACCCTGCACGTCATGGGCGAGGGCCAGCACGACGGCGTGGGCGCGGTGCACGCCCCCGCGGTGGTCCTCGCGACCGGCGGGATGGGGCAGGTCTTCTCCGCCACCACCAATCCGTCCGTGTCCACCGGTGACGGCGTGGCGCTCGCACTGCGCGCCGGAGCCGAGGTGAGCGACCTCGAGTTCGTCCAGTTCCACCCGACGGTCCTCTGGCTCGGCCCGGACTCCGAGGGCCAGCAGCCGCTGGTCTCCGAGGCGGTGCGGGGCGAGGGCGCCCATCTCGTCGACGCGGCCGGCACCCGCTTCATGGTGGGGCAGCACGAACTGGCCGAGCTGGCCCCCCGCGACATCGTGGCCAAGGGCATCATGCGGCGCATGCAGGAGCAGGGCGCCGACCACATGTTCCTGGACGCCCGCCACTTCGGCGCCGAGATGTGGGAGAACCGGTTCCCCACCATCCTCGCCGCCTGCCGCGCGCACGGCATCGACCCGGTCACCGAGCCCGTCCCGGTCGCCCCGGCCGCCCACTACGCCTCGGGCGGCGTCCGCACCGACCTCCACGGGCGGACGACCGTCCCCGGCCTGTACGCCTGCGGCGAGGTCGCCTGCACCGGCGTCCACGGCGCCAACCGGCTGGCGTCCAACTCCCTCCTGGAGGGCCTCGTCTTCGCCGAACGCATCGCGAGGACGATCGCGGAGTCCCGGGCCGCGGAGCCCGTCCCGGCGGCAGGTCAGGACGGCCCCGTGCCCGCCGCGGACGCCCGGCCGGCGACCGCGACCGGGGCCGCGTCGGACGCCGGCTCCCGGGGCCCCGTCCCGCTCCTCGTGCCGGAGGCCCGGCACGAGATCCAGCGGATCATGACGAACGGCGCCGGAGTGCTGCGCTCCGCGGCGAGCCTGGAGGCGGCGGCGGACGCCCTGGAGGCGCTGCACCTGTCCGCGCTGCACGACGCCGAGGAGTTCGACAAGGCCGCCGAGCCCGGAGTCGAGTCCTGGGAGGCCACCAATCTGCTGCTGGTCTCCCGTGTGCTGGTCGCCGCCGCCCAGGAGCGGACCGAGACGCGCGGCTGCCACTGGCGGGAGGACCACCCCGGCCGGGACGACGCCGAGTGGCGCCGCCATGTCGTCGTGCGCCTCACCCCCGACCGCCGCCTCGTCGTACGCCGCACGGAGACCGAGGCGTTCCCACCCGCCCGTCCCCTCATCCTCACCACCCCCACCGCCGACAGGGAGCCGCAACAGTGA